The genomic DNA TTATCGTCTTGAAAGAGGGCGATACCCGCTACGACAATATTATCTCCCTCGTTTTTTAACATGGGCATAACAGGATCAATGCCATCATCGAAATAATCTCTAGTAAAGTGATATACAGTTACCCTGGGTATTGCGTTGCCATTGACCGATTGCTCTAAGAGATTACTTATATAATCACCGGTTCTTGGTCTAGCTTTATAATGCTGATTAACAACTTCATATGCATCTTGGTTTGCTATGATAAGCCTAACAGTTTGGCCTATTGCTGGATCTCTGACTAACGTATCAATATGAGGCCACAATCCACCCTTAGCAAGTGCTTCACCAAAGAGTGAATTTTGTAATTGACCACTCACAATTTGACGATTTGTCATTGCTGCAAATTTACTTCGTGCATCCTTACTACTAGCAGCTGTTGTTACTAAAAGTTCTCGGTCTTCTTTTACCCTCTCTGAGGTAACTGGTATTGATACAGACACCTTCAACTTTGGGTTCTTTGAGTACTTCTCACCATCATCTGCAAGATCATAGGTTACGGTATGAATCATCCCTAAATCTTCAAGAATGTGTTGGTCTGAACATCCAGTAAGGAATAGAATAAACACGAGGAAAAAGAATCTATACACTGACATCCTTACCTTTCCTCTTCATTTTCTGAATAAATAAAGCCGAAAGTACTATTAGAGGTAATACAAATGCAATCACTGTTTCAATGTAGGCAAGGTTAGTTAACCATAAATCAACCTCTGTGATAACCCTCGGGAAAAATGCGATTATAAATGTAAAAATAATGATACTTAAACTAATCATTTTCTCATTTGATCTTTTAAAAATACGCTTTAAGGCTTGCTTGGCAGCCCAAAAATATAATACGGTAGTGAC from Cytobacillus luteolus includes the following:
- a CDS encoding Ger(x)C family spore germination protein, translated to MSVYRFFFLVFILFLTGCSDQHILEDLGMIHTVTYDLADDGEKYSKNPKLKVSVSIPVTSERVKEDRELLVTTAASSKDARSKFAAMTNRQIVSGQLQNSLFGEALAKGGLWPHIDTLVRDPAIGQTVRLIIANQDAYEVVNQHYKARPRTGDYISNLLEQSVNGNAIPRVTVYHFTRDYFDDGIDPVMPMLKNEGDNIVVAGIALFQDDKYITKISPEKGTLFVLSYKDISGGNLNIKLNEGEENQELVMLTAVIGNRKIRAKKIQDRHYEVSLTLEVEGSVLEYIGDKTISDDKDRAKLEEDLSYYVKTEVGKLIATMQENKVDSIGIGKFVRNAITYEEWKSLDWHEVFPTVKVNTEAKVVIKEIGKFK